The Mastacembelus armatus chromosome 24, fMasArm1.2, whole genome shotgun sequence sequence CACTTTTAGTTTTACGGCTCAGCAGTCTGGTCTGACTAGGGTTGTGTTTTTGCAGGTCTTTCCTTTATATTGAAAAGGACCAAGAGTGCTGGACAGTAGCAGCAAACACTAAAACAGAGGTAACCCTGCGCAGGACCAGTACAGCcttatatgaaaaaaaaggcAAGTCCTTCTAGCTTTAGCAACTTGAAACATACTAAAGAGTCTAAAACAGAACAGTAAtgcttaattttattttttacatattatttTGTTGATTGCATTGTGGTTAATGTTTATTACCAATTGCATTATCAGTGATGTTTGGACTGTGTCTGCAAACACAGTAGAGAGGGATTTGAAGTTAAACACTACTGTCCCTCAACGTCCGGAAATGAAACATCACTTCAGCAGAATCAGATAAATGATTCACTCAGAgaattatataataaatatgtttaccagataaaaatatacattcactGCTCACCACTAGATAATGACACCAACAGGCTTTCCACCCCGTGGTCTTACTGAACGATCAGACCTGCTATTGCTTGGCTAATCCTGGGGGTTTTTTTGTCTCGACTAGAATACCTCCTGGAGTGTGTAAATGGAGTAGGAAAAGATTACAGGGGAACGAAGgccacaacaaaaacaggaaagacaTGTCAGAGATGGGAATCAAAGTTCCCACACAGTCCAAAGTATGTATGCAcatattttatctcattttacatcacatcactttttttttaatctcatcaTATAATTGTTCTCAATGTCTGCCTACAGCATGACACCGCAGACTAACCCTCTAGCAGATCTGGAGTCTAACTTCTGCAGAAACCCTGATGGAGACAGTGGAGGACCTTGGTGTTACACCACCGACCCCAGTGTCCGCTGGGAGCACTGTAATGTACCCAGCTGTACTGGTAAACCTcgtttattttctgtttgctgtctgtGATATTAATGGTACCAATTCAGAAATACAGACAATTGCTGTTTTAGTATTTGCTCCCTACTCTTCTGATTCACTTGAAGTGTCCCTAAAGGTTTccataacacaacaaaaatattttgtgcatttatAGAGCACTTTCCTAGAAATCCCAGGGGGATGAAAGTAGATCACGTTTTAGGTATACAGGGATGACAGTGTCATGGTGATCGATCAGGTCCACTTTCCTTCCTACATGCACACATTGTGTCGACTAATTGTTATGGCTTGTTTCCTTACAGAGGAGTGTATCCACTGCAGTGGTGAAAACTACAGAGGAAAAATCTCCACCACTGAAAGCGGCTTCAACTGCCAGCGCTGGGACTCCCAGAAACCTCACAGCCATGGCTACAACCCCACCGCGTCAGAAACCACACAGAAGCAGGACTTCatgaaatgtaatatattttctaGAAACAAAAAGACTAACAGACTTCGTTTACACTTTCACTAGTCTTCCAGAGAAGTATCTTGAAGAGAACTACTGCAGAAACCCTGACGGAGACCCCCGACCTTGGTGCTTCACCACCAGCCCTTCCAAACGGTGGGATTTCTGTGCCATTCCCCGCTGCAGTAAGTCCTCATGGTTTCATATGCTGCATTTACTTTTGCTCAAAGTATGACTTATTAGAAAATAACAGAGTTAGGTTTTCCATATTTAGCTGTTCTCCCTGACAGACTAAAAGGTGTTATTGCATATTGCTCCTTTGTTTTTTAGCCTCtcacacacagggaaaagaAACTCAATTTCTGTATATACATTATTTTTGTCAGAAATGAGCTCCTCATACCACCCAGGTATTCTCTCTCATCTTTTAGTTAAATGTTAAGTAAAAAGGATCTAAAAATTATCAAAcgtagctttttttttttttgtctgtttttagtaGATCCCGTAGCGACGAGGAACTTTTATCATAATTTTCGAAAAAATCTAATCCACCTCGTCCTCTGTCCTCAGCATCTCCGCCTCCCACCATCACCCCAGAGCTGACCTGTGCCAGCGGAGAAGGCGGCGCGTACCGAGGCACAATCGCTGTGACGGAGTCGGGTAAAACGTGTCAGAGCTGGTCGGCTCAGACGCCACAAAAACACAGCCGCACCCCAAGCAACTACCCCTGCAAGTAAGATGTCTTGGATCTGGGTAATGTATCTGCTATGATAAAgtaaaatactgcaaataaaaaaagccCTTGAAGGGAAACCATGAGCAGAAatccaaacacatacacagcagtgGTTTTCTCTGCGCTTTCCTTCATCACCTTCTGTTTATTTGTCAGAGGTCTGGATAACAATTACTGTCGTAACCCAGACAATGAGAGGATGCCCTGGTGTTACACCACTGACCCCGACACTCGCTGGGAGTACTGCAAGGTGCCAAGCTGTGGGGATGCACCCAGACCAGGTATAATGATGTTCAGTAATGATGGCACCTGctttaaaaacagctgcaactaattgagaaaataagcagaaattATTCTGATTGTAAAGTAACAGGATTGATATACTTTTTTGAATCAGTGTTCTGTAGTTTCTTCATACAGTTTGAGGAAGTAATGAGGTACACTAGAAAAGACGGACATCAACCAAGACATGAGTTTCAAAGATTGACTTATTGAACGCCACATATTCCTGCTTCTTGCCTCCTGCTGCAGATGACCCAGTGATTCCCCCAGAACAGGAAAACTGTTATGAAGGGGATGGCACGAGTTATCGTGGCATAACATCAGAGACTATCAGTGGAAAGAAATGCCAGATGTGGAGCTCCATGACTCCTCACAGCCATTCAAAAACACCACAACTCTTCCCCACTGCGTGAGTGTTAAACAAGGCCTactaatatctttttttttttttttttacaaatactTGGCGTTTGTTGGTGGCTGGGGTtcttaaggttttttttttctttcaacagGGACCTCAAGAGGAATCTGTGTAGGAACCCCGATGGGGACCGAGCTCCATGGTGTTACACTACAGACCCCAGTGTCCGCTGGGAGTACTGCAATGTGGAGAAATGCCCCACCAGTGGTTCACAACCATCATCCTCTGCAGTCCCTCCTCTAGCCCCTGCAGCCCCTTCTCTGGCCCCAGCCCCCACCAACAATCCCCTGGCAGCGCAAGGTAAATAACTTCTCCCATGTGTGATTACTTCTCAGCTGGTTTCATCTTTTCCTCACCCACCTCTTCGTCTCTGTTGCTGTGTCAGACTGTAAGGAAGGAAATGGTGCTACATACAGAGG is a genomic window containing:
- the plg gene encoding plasminogen, with the protein product MDLYKSAFLLGVLICTVRSTEVDGYTKTEGAWLLALHRRQYNANTVADCAAKCNTETSFICRSFLYIEKDQECWTVAANTKTEVTLRRTSTALYEKKEYLLECVNGVGKDYRGTKATTKTGKTCQRWESKFPHSPNMTPQTNPLADLESNFCRNPDGDSGGPWCYTTDPSVRWEHCNVPSCTEECIHCSGENYRGKISTTESGFNCQRWDSQKPHSHGYNPTALPEKYLEENYCRNPDGDPRPWCFTTSPSKRWDFCAIPRCTSPPPTITPELTCASGEGGAYRGTIAVTESGKTCQSWSAQTPQKHSRTPSNYPCKGLDNNYCRNPDNERMPWCYTTDPDTRWEYCKVPSCGDAPRPDDPVIPPEQENCYEGDGTSYRGITSETISGKKCQMWSSMTPHSHSKTPQLFPTADLKRNLCRNPDGDRAPWCYTTDPSVRWEYCNVEKCPTSGSQPSSSAVPPLAPAAPSLAPAPTNNPLAAQDCKEGNGATYRGPTSITVLGVTCQAWSAQSPHQHSSFTPQSHPDRGLDGNSCRNPDNDVNGPWCYTTDRDKKWDYCQIPDCGGQECGTPVSKPRRCFGRIVGGCVSKPYSWPWQISLRTNTGVHFCGGTLIHPQWVLTATHCLERSKRPAAYLVLLGIHTERATEPSKQERRLEKLVLEPNGADIALLKLERPAVINDKVLPACLPDKDYIVPSGTECYVTGWGETQGTGGEGILKETGFPVIENKVCNRPSYLNGRVKDHEMCAGNIEGGSDSCQGDSGGPLVCTSLNKYILQGVTSWGLGCANAMKPGVYARVSKFIDWINRTIKAN